The nucleotide sequence TCCCATATATTTTAGGTACTTTTCCACAACTGACTCTTTGTTCAATCCATAATACAGTTAGGTTTTGCtacttctttgggtcttcatttcttgTGGAAACTCCcgtgtatgcttttctcttatcTGTTTTGTGTTATTTCAATCCTCACGCCTAGCCTGAGACTCCAAAAGAGTAGTTTTGTCCTTCCTGTTACTCTATCTTCCAAGAAACTTTCAAGGCTTCTTCCACCAATTAGGCTATGGGGGAGTGCCTCTGAAACACAGGCAGCACGTGTATCCAAGGCTAATTCCCTCCTAGCACTGGAGACGACCATTACTGGGACAATGGCAGGGACAACCACCAGAGGACTGCTGCCCACAGACAGCTGTGGACTCACAAAAGACCCCTGCTACTTGCGGGCAACAGCAGTGAACTCGAATGAGACTGGAATTCTTTTCATTGGCTACTAGGATCAGCTTTTATCAACTTCTTTGGATACATTATATTTTCCCTTAATAGAATGACACCCTTCAAAGTATGGCAGAAACCAATGGGAGCCATTTATTTTAGACATTTATTCCACGAACAAGTTTTCAAGAAGACATCTAAGTGAACACTGATACAAAACAATGAATCGACATCTATTTGCTCCGGGTCTTGGAATGCATTCAGAGGCAGAGGCTTCCAGTTTCACAAGTTACTCAGACACTCCTTTAGCcagggctgccccagctcctcacAGCTGAGTCTTGTCTGTCACCGGGAGCCAGACCTCCTGACAGGCTTTCTTCACTTCAGCCTACCCGCCACTGGGTATGGAGGTGCTTGGGGGGCTGCCTGCTGTGGATCATGAGGGACTTGCCCTTTCTCCTTCCCAAACAAGCTCCTGGGCTGACTTTGCTGTCACAGCATCCCTTCCCTTTCCTGAAGCATGAGATGGAGTTGGTATGGCCAGATGCGGCAGGCACAGGAGAGCTGGGCCGGCAGCCTGATCTTCTAACGTCTTCCGCATCTGTATCACGCTCCACAGCCTCATGAAACATTAGAACCACAGCAACTTGGCAATCAAGTTCAACTTCTCTTCAGATGAGGcgccaaggcccagagaggctaTGATGTATCAAACAACGCTCATTAAGTAGTGACAAGACTAAAACTGTCTCTTTCAGCTTCTGGTCTCATACTCATTCCACCAAGGCAGGCTGCCCTGAGCCGTTTGTGTGTGAGGTTTCcctcttttaaaaactgtttctttCCAGATGAATGAATTAGGTTGAATGCATTAATAACATCACTGGTAAGAACTGGAGGTATCTGTGGCAGTAACAAAGCAAGCCTAGGTGGGACATACGAGCCCAGTTTCCAAAATACCTTTGATAAGATGACAGTGAAAAGTTGTCTATGCTGTTTTTCAAAAACAGGATTTGACACAATTTACAAGGAAAtaagacaaaatgaaataaatataggTTGGGgtaggtggctgaggtgggctgtAGGTTTTGTTGAGCTTTCCAGCAGccagaagagagacagaaaaagcagCTTAAGTTATAAAAATCACAGTGTTtgtgatacatacatacagatCTACACGCatatgtagatgtgtgtgtgtgtatatatactgcgCTTAGGATCAGAGCTTTCCTTGGTACTGAGATCTAGataaaaaaacctttttctaTGAATCTTCATAAAGGCAATGTTATATGATCTAAAAGACACATTGATCTGAACATGATTATTCATTTTGACTTACATGTACcagatgaaaacaaataaaatgcaggGAGACAAGTAGTGTTGGTCTAAAATGGGGGATAGACCTTCCATTTCTTCAGAACAAAGTTCATCAAATTAATGTAACACATTTCCAGACAGCCCATTTACAATTAGGAGTAGAGGTAGGGGAACCCAAATTCCACCTCAGCTTGCTCCCAGGCATATAAGAGTTAAATAGAATCAGTTTGTCCCACTAGAGAGGGAAAGGCTCTTGACCCTTTCCTGCCACTGGGGAAGGGTGAGAGATGAAGGTACAGAATATGATTCTGGGCAACCTAGCGAAACTCTTCTGCAGGTGAAGGTGATGTTCTCATGACTGAGCTCCTGGCCCTCTGTAGCTGCCATGGTATAAGTGGCCCCCCCTTTTGCTGTGATACTTCCTCTATCAACTGTGAGTTCCTTGAACCCAGGCACCatgccccttccttcctttttgtatCCTTCACTGTGGCTAGAACATGGCCTTACATATAACAGTGCTTCATATTTATGAATAAGTCATCTACTTTCCTGAATCATGCTTCCATATAATATCAATCCTGTGTACGTATTACTAAGTGGTTATTTCTATTAATGTGCATCTTCTCTAGAGCTGGAATTCCAGAACATCTATACAATATAAACACAAGCCCACTGGCACCACACACATCTTACTGTGCTATGCATACTACCAACATGGAACTGTACTTAGCATTAGAAATCTTTAACTTAGACGACACAGAAAAATCAACCTACTGAGATGTGAAAAGTCATAACATTTCCAACAAACATAAACCAGAAACATTTATCAATGTTTACCTGAGTCACCTGCCTTCCAACAGGCCACGCCCCATTCTGGCACCATAAATTAGATTTCTTTGTACAGCACCTACCCTCCTAGGTACTTTGCTGAACAAGTTTCAAAAGATTGAAAACATACCAAAAGGAACAGTATCATTTCCAGATGGCTTCAAATAAGACCATTTGACaaagaaagggagagataagAGCAAAATAATCACTTACAAACAGCCCTGACTCCAGTTCCCTTTCCATTAAACTTGTGACTTCTCCCTTGCCAAAGCAAAGCCACCCTGGGTTACCTACATACTAAGGGAATAAACACCACTAGCTCCATCCTGAAGCAACTGGCCCTGGAAAATCAAATTTCTGGGTTTTATCTGCAACTTCAAAAGTGAATTAACCATCCCCCATCAGAACTTTTCCTTCAGTGTTTACTGGGTTACTGCTGGGGGTTCTCAAAGAGATTTTTCAGACAAAACAGGTAattgaggaaaacaaaaatggtgTTCTGGATTTCTGGACTGAGGTTTTTATGAATGTTCCCACTTTTCACCCAGTGAGCTCTAGGGTTGTATAAGTTACTTGGGGCACTACAGTTAGGTTTCTGATGCGGTGAACAGGGACTAGAAGCCTCAGGAATAGAGACTGGGAGATTTAACAGCCAGCCCCGAGAGCACTGATCTAAGCTGAGATGGCCATCTGATCTACAGCAGGCCAAAGGAGTACAACCGGTCTTAGAAATGTTTCAGGTGTCTATTACCTCTTCCCTATCCCCTTAAAGTTTTAGAAACACTATTATTATACTGCAGTGTGGGGGTAGGAGGTACAAAATATGCCAACATACCAGTCATGTTCTAAATAAGAGCCAGAGAAATTAGAGGATAGAACTAGAACGTGTCTGAAATCCTGCTTTACTTTAGTGAGACACACCATGAACAGGCCTCCTATTCCATCTGAGGAGGAGGGCACGGTAGTTCAGAAGAGGTCGGCAGGCGCACCCAGAGCAACTGAGAGGTAAGTGCAGGGCTACAAGAAACAGTACAAGGACCTGGCATTACTTATAGACCGGAGAAGCAGCAGCCAGGGGATTTAAGTCTTCAGGTACAGAAAAGGATGAGGGGTGATCAATTGCTTCTCACCTCCACGTAGGGCAAGGCATTAGTAACAGGACTTCAGTAACAACACAGGGATTCTGCCCTAGCTATTTGGATCAACTTCTTGACACAAAAAAAGGTACACTGTAACGGACTTCTGAGGAAAGCTATAAAATCTTCACTcttcttttgtggatctcttCAAAACCAAGATGGATTTGATGTAGTTCTGATCAGACTCCTCAAAGTTTTCCCTAAATGTGAAAATCTGTTATCAAGTTGCATCCAGGATCTCATGGAGtaggtaacaacaacaaaaaaacttttggCATTTTTTATATCCTTGAAAACAACTCTCATCCACATGGAAGGATCTTGAATGTTGCCAGACTTAGCAATCCATCTGCAGTGGCCTCAACGTACTGAGGAGTATTTCATTCTGAACTTGGACAATACATCTTCTCCACATTCTTAAAGGAGAAGCCGAGACACACAGAAGAAGAGGAACAGACTGATCAAGTTAGAGGCAGAGGTGAGAACAGGATGAAGGTGTCTAGTTTATTTATATTCTCAAGTTTATCTTGGGAATTACACTTCATAGCTAAGAAAAGATTGCTTCCAAGATGAGATTAGGGTAAAATGGCTAAAGGGGCATTTAGGAAGAGAAGATCATCATCAAAAAGTTTTCCTAAATTCATCAATCTTTCCCTTATGTGGGTTCTCAGGGCAATACAGAGATGGAGGGTGTGGCAGAGGCTTTTCTCTCACATGAACTTCCCGATGTTTGGTAAGAACAGAACTCTTATTGAAACGTTTGCCACACTGGGCACAtccatagggtttctctccagtgtgtaTTCTCCGATGTTCTCGAAATCTTGTACAGTTACTGAAACTTTTTTCACAGTCCACACATTTGTAGGGATTCTCCCCAGTGTGAACTCTCCGGTGGGCGCTGAAATGAGAACTGTTGGTGAAGCTTTTCCCACACTCTCCACACTGATAGGGCTTCTCACCGGTGTGGGTTCTCTGATGTATAATAAGACTAGAGCTCTGACTAAAGCATTTTCCACACTCTCCGCAtctgtagggtttctctcctgtgtggatTCTCTGGTGGGCACCAAAATTTGAGGAGTCATTAAAGCTTTTTCCACAGTCAAGACATTTAAAAGGTTTTTCACCTGTGTGGATTCTTTGGTGTCTGATCAGGCTCCTGCTCCTACCAAAGCACTTCCCACAGACACCACACTTGTAAGGATTCTCCTTGTGGTGGGTCATCCGGCACATCAGACGAGCACTCCTTCCAAAGCTTTCTCCGTATTTGAGAAGTCTGTAGGGTCTCTTCCCCACAAAAGGCCTCTGATGCACAACGCCTTTCCCTAAATCTCTAGGCTGAGACATCGGCTTTCCCTGTCTAATTCCTTGAAGATTCTCCCATTGTCTTCCTGAGATGCATTCCCTTTTGTGATATTTGCTGGGGGCGGTATTCTGGGAAACAACTCTTTTAGACTTTTCTATTAATGCCCTACGCTGTTCCATGTCCTTATAAACTACCTGTGCTGGATCCTCCTTGATGCTATTTccaaattcaaaatctgaaaaaaacaaaagacaatacAAATTTCATACAAGTCTGATGTTAACCATAAACAACCTGGCTTGCAAGGCTTGATCCGTTTGCTCTCCATACACTTCTCTAACCTCAGACCATGTGACTCTTCCCTGATTCATTCTGCTGTATTTCTTTCCATTCATAAACAGGCCAATAACAGCCAGTACAGAGTAGGCCTTCAGAAATTGTTCCTGCATTATAATCCAAGCCATCATTCCCCATCCATATCCCAATTAACATGAGGGCAACCTGGCTTATCTCCCTGAAGTTCCACTCTAATTCATCCTATTTTCATAATTTCACCTCTATACTAAAGCACAGTACATCACACTGATCTACAGATTAGATTCTGACCAAGTCCAAGTTCCTTGAGGGACTTGAGTAACTAAATTCCTCTACATATCTAATCGTATCCCATCCAAGAGTACCTGTTTCTTCTCAAATgttcttctcactttatttttcagGCTGTCCTATAAACCACACTAATTGAAATCTTAATTCTCACTGTTCCCCAAATTGGAATTATTTTCTCACTCTTTTCATCTACATCCCACATTCACTACATCTTGGATCCAGATTTTCTGTGAAGTTTTCTGGACAGAGAGCATGACCTTGTGAAGAGAGACAAGCTTTGGAATTACACGGCTCTGGGTCTGGTCCCATCTTGGTCAGTTATGAACTGTGTGATTTTTGTATTAACTTATTATGGAAAATTCAAACACAGAAAAGTCTGGACAACAACAGTATGTATAATGAACTCCCATGAATCACTTACCTACATTTAACTATGACCTATTCATGGCCAATCCCATTTCATTTCCACTCCCACACACTCCCTGCTCCCTCCATCCAGACTACTTTGCAGCCAATTCCAGACATCACATTATTTCATCCGTAAACATTTCACAAGCTGTGCAACTTAGGCCCAATTCAGGTTGACTTGATTCCCAAACCCTTGTTCTGAAGCATCTGCTCTCCTGCCTTGTTTCTATTGCCAGTTTCAACATTACCTTCCTTCCATACATTCAGTGGAAACCACAGATAACTCTCAATCCCAAGTGCGGAGGCTGTGGCATGGGAAGCGGAAAGGAGGGCAGCCATCAATCAATCTAGTCACTTAAGTAAAAAGCCCTAACAATTCCATCTTTCACTTATTAGTActttttttgtcacccaggctggagtgcagtggcatgattatagctcaccacagccttgacctcccaggctcaagtgatcatcccacctcaaccccccaagttgctgggattacaggtgcacaccaccactcccagctaattttttattttttgtagacatggggtctatgttgcctaggctggtcttgaactcctgcattcaagcgatcctcccaccttggcttcccaaagtgttagaattacaggtgtgggacACCACATCTGGTCTGTCAGTACTTCTTTTGAAGTTTTCTGATTGAGTACAATGTTATTCTGAGATTTGGAGGAAGTCGCAGCCTAGCAGTTGGCTTGGAGAAAGCTTGATAATTTGATGATATGTCTGGAGCTCACTTTAAAAACAAGATTCACAAGGACTTTGTTTCCAGAATTATCAAAGCCAGGGTTCTACAGGACTTAATTCAAGCCTTCATACTATCATTTCCCATATATATACTAAGCTAGAGTCATTTGCTTCAATAAACTAGTCCTGAATTACCCTGCACATTCAACTGATTGCCGGGGGGCTTAATGTAGTGTTATGGGAAGATGGAGCTCCTGTCCTTCAGGAGCTCACCATGTCTGTGAGATCTTACATCTAAAGTGCTCAGTGCCAtaagacagagacagacaaagtATGGGAGGTGAGACATGGAGATATGTAGAGCGAAGAACATTCAACGTGGAGGGAACATCGCAAGCTAAAGTTTGGATGGGAAAGGGCTTGAGGTGTGTGTAGGAAATAGCCAGTAGTTCTGCTCTGAATAAGCACAGAGTTGAGGAAGGAAAACACTAACATGTAGACTAGAAGAGTAAGATAAGCTCAGATCAAAAATGGCTGTGAAACCTTAATAAGAGTGTGGGTGGGGAAAACTGGTTTGGAGGCTTTTACAACAGTctaggcaagagagagagaagactgaACTAGACAGTGGCTAATGGTAACTGAAGAGGGGACAGATAGATGTGATAGTCTGGATGAGGGCGGGAGCCCACAGGGAAGAGCCATGGTGTGGTAAGGAAGATGGTGATGTTAGTTTTGAACATCTTAAGCCTGAGTTACTAGTGACAGGCCCACGAGGGCCTAAGTCAGTGGGAAACATGCAGGTGGAGCTCAGGACCAGAATAAAGTCTTTCATTTagtctctgcctctcttttttGTCTTGCACACCACATATAACTATAAGATGTTCTTCTTTTGTGCTTACTGACACTCTTCCTTCATCCAAGATTTTTCTCATGTGTAATTCCAAGTTTTTCTTCCCCACAGTACTTCCAGGAGATACAAAACCCTGTCTGACCCATACCAACAAAAACCAAGGCTGAGAACCCAAGGACTGAGTCACTCTAAAGTGAGTTCCTCCTTTGAAGAGAAGCAACATGAAAACAGGAacttttggttggtttgtttttttcagatggagtctcactctgtcacccaggctggagtgcaatggcacaatctcggctcactgcaacctgcgcctcctgggtttcaagtgattctcctgcctcagccttctgagtagctggaattacaggtgcccgccaccacacccagctaatttttgtattttcagtagagacagggtttcgccatgttggccaggctggtctcaaactcctgaccccaggtgatccacccgcctcaacttcccaaactgctagggttacaggtgtaacCTGTAACCTGGCCAGGaactgttttattcactgctataTCCTCTGTTCTTCAAGTAGCACaggcactcaaatatttgttgaatgaaggaatatTCATGAGCTATGTGCAAGATCTACTGATTTTTCAGTAAATCACACTTACTCCTCTTTTGGACTAAAACTCTTTGGTTTTGCACCTTACCATTTGGGCTCTGCAGCAGACCTGGAGGTTCTTGGAATTCTGGCTCTTGCATAATTTCCTCCTCGCTCATTCTCTCACTGCAGGAGTCTTCTATTACTGCCTCCTGTGAGGTCTCTTCAGGTTCCCAGCCTGTAGGTTCCTGGGGTTCAACCTCAATACCCCCTCTTTCTTGCCTTGAAGGTGATGAGACTTCTTCTGGGGTGCTGGGGAAAGGAGCAGGTGCCCGAGAGTTCATCAGGGCATCCATCTCCTTGTAGAACGCGCAGGACTCTAGCATGTGGCCATTTTTCACCTTGCGGTAACTCTTCTGAAGGCTTTTGAACTTGGTTCGGCACTGTTCTGGTGTCCGGAGGAAGCCACACTCTCGAAGTTGTTCAGCTACAGCCCCATACAATTTGCTCTTCCGATGACAGGCTTGAAGCGCTTCATAAAACCGAGTTTCACGGAGGATATCAAGAAAAGTCTTGGTTTCTTCATAGCCCCAGTGTACACCTGCCATTTGGGGACAAAGTTCACaatgtaagaaagaaaaggagtctGTAGCCTCTATACTATATACATTAAGAAATATAGAggtaaaaaaaattccatttacagtGGCAACAAGAACTACAATATGCCTAGGAATAAGCTTTGCAAGAAATGAGGtctatataaaaatgtgtaatatcataaaactagaaaaaatgacGAGACACCATTTATGAATAGGAAGACTCAAGTTGTACAGATATCATTTCTCATATGAATCTATAGTCAAAATCccaatcagatttttaaaattaaaattggtaAACTAATCTCAAAGCTTATTTGGAAGAATAAAAATGCACTCCCCAAATCTGCCATTGCTACGGTGATTAACTACACGATTTAGTTCTCTAGAAGGCTCTTTCCAAAGCAGTTAAGAATAATGACTAGAATTTCCAATAGGAAGTTTTCCCCTCAAATTTCCTACCACTTTTGTAACCAGTCTTCCTTAAGGAGCAGAACTATGTTCAGAGTAGTTTTTGGATGTCATTGAATCCTCTACTTTGAGATGAAATGATCTGCACGATAAGACTATGTTCTGCATTTATAGCAGAATAAAACTTTTCAGGGCATATCTAAATATAATTTGTAAAACATACTTTTTGTATGTCTTGTAATCTATAGTAGGAAAAAATCTCTATCCTCTATCTTACTAGGTGGTCTCTTCCAGGCCTATGACTGGATTCCCATATTTGAGACCACCCCAAGAGTCCCAGCCTCATGTTGATGGATTTTCAGATTGGTGAGACCTGTCTAGGCCTAATGTGTCTTCCCATCTTAgcagatgtttattttttattttttgagacataatctcactctgttgcccaggctggactgcagcagcacaatcatggctcactgaagctttgaactcctgggctcaagcgatcctctcgcttcagactcctgagtagctgggcctacaggagtgtgccaccatgcctggctaattgttttattttctgt is from Macaca fascicularis isolate 582-1 chromosome 20, T2T-MFA8v1.1 and encodes:
- the ZKSCAN2 gene encoding zinc finger protein with KRAB and SCAN domains 2 isoform X3; this translates as MEYPRSGSDNHTASCWVPGSTASTSNKITRLEQRREPWTLGLHSSNKRSILRSNYVKEKSVHAIQVPARSTGKTWREQQQWGLEDEKIAGVHWSYEETKTFLAILKESRFYETLQACPRNSQVYGAVAEWLRECGFLRTPEQCRTKFKSLQKSYRKVRNGHMLEPCAFFEDMDALLNPAAHASSTDKPKEMIPLPRLKRIAISGKEHISLVEEEEAAEDSDGDEMGVEFIRKSEIHGAPVLFQNLSGVHWGYEETKTFLDILRETRFYEALQACHRKSKLYGAVAEQLRECGFLRTPEQCRTKFKSLQKSYRKVKNGHMLESCAFYKEMDALMNSRAPAPFPSTPEEVSSPSRQERGGIEVEPQEPTGWEPEETSQEAVIEDSCSERMSEEEIMQEPEFQEPPGLLQSPNDFEFGNSIKEDPAQVVYKDMEQRRALIEKSKRVVSQNTAPSKYHKRECISGRQWENLQGIRQGKPMSQPRDLGKGVVHQRPFVGKRPYRLLKYGESFGRSARLMCRMTHHKENPYKCGVCGKCFGRSRSLIRHQRIHTGEKPFKCLDCGKSFNDSSNFGAHQRIHTGEKPYRCGECGKCFSQSSSLIIHQRTHTGEKPYQCGECGKSFTNSSHFSAHRRVHTGENPYKCVDCEKSFSNCTRFREHRRIHTGEKPYGCAQCGKRFNKSSVLTKHREVHVREKPLPHPPSLYCPENPHKGKIDEFRKTF
- the ZKSCAN2 gene encoding zinc finger protein with KRAB and SCAN domains 2 isoform X2; the encoded protein is MEYPRSGSDNHTASCWVPVSLQEPVKDVHVARGFSYKKSVHQIPAHRDLYQDFRKENVGNMVSLGSTASTSNKITRLEQRREPWTLGLHSSNKRSILRSNYVKEKSVHAIQVPARSTGKTWREQQQWGLEDEKIAGVHWSYEETKTFLAILKESRFYETLQACPRNSQVYGAVAEWLRECGFLRTPEQCRTKFKSLQKSYRKVRNGHMLEPCAFFEDMDALLNPAAHASSTDKPKEMIPLPRLKRIAISGKEHISLVEEEEAAEDSDGDEMGVEFIRKSEIHGAPVLFQNLSGVHWGYEETKTFLDILRETRFYEALQACHRKSKLYGAVAEQLRECGFLRTPEQCRTKFKSLQKSYRKVKNGHMLESCAFYKEMDALMNSRAPAPFPSTPEEVSSPSRQERGGIEVEPQEPTGWEPEETSQEAVIEDSCSERMSEEEIMQEPEFQEPPGLLQSPNDFEFGNSIKEDPAQVVYKDMEQRRALIEKSKRVVSQNTAPSKYHKRECISGRQWENLQGIRQGKPMSQPRDLGKGVVHQRPFVGKRPYRLLKYGESFGRSARLMCRMTHHKENPYKCGVCGKCFGRSRSLIRHQRIHTGEKPFKCLDCGKSFNDSSNFGAHQRIHTGEKPYRCGECGKCFSQSSSLIIHQRTHTGEKPYQCGECGKSFTNSSHFSAHRRVHTGENPYKCVDCEKSFSNCTRFREHRRIHTGEKPYGCAQCGKRFNKSSVLTKHREVHVREKPLPHPPSLYCPENPHKGKIDEFRKTF